The genomic stretch TCCCCAAACACAGATGATCCCCTGTCTGACTCTATAGAGGGGTCAACAGAACCCCTTGGGGACTTGGGGTGTCAGCCGCCCCTCAGTGCAACTTGAGCCTGGCAGGGCTTTGTCAAGGAGTGATCGCCTTGGCCATCCCTCACTGGGCCCCCCGACTCTCAGCTCACAGACTGCATCTCCAGGCCCTGCAGTCATTTAGAAGCATCGGCAAGGCCTCTGCAGTAGTGAGCGTCATCACTTTCACTCCCCACTGGCCGCAGGTTCAGTACAGCAGGCCCATCTCCCTCCTGTACTTTGCTCCTGCTTTCTCGTAGCCAGGCCTAGACGCAGGGACGGCGCTTGAGGGGACCCTTCCCATCAGTTCCCCCCACTCACCTTAAACACCTGGAGCTCCTCCAGAACCACCTCCTCAGGTTCATCAGGGCCCCCCACCTGGAGGGCAATGACCTTGAGCACGGAGCCTGAGTCTggagcaggggaggaggggtCAGTGGGAGAGGAAGGGGCAGCATAGGTCCTCACACACCTCCCCTGCCCGGCCACCCCACTCAGCCCACCCACCAGTCCCCAGGAAGATGACGTCATAGGACCCGTCCTCTGCCTCCACGCGGTCCACCACGATCTGACGCAACTGCTGGGCCGGGTGAGTTTTGACGAGGACGGGGCGACCCTGCCGAGGACGCACGGGCCGGAACATGAGTGGGTGGGCTCGGGCAAACTGCAGCACCTCATCCGGGTAGTCCTTGGTGCTGCCAAATGGTCGTCCTGGCTGTGCGGTCATCTTGCTGGGGCACTGTGGGCAGCGGCAGAGGGAGTGCCTGAAGCTTCCTGTGATGTCACATTCCCCACCCCAGTCTGTTTCTAGGCTCCACTGGCTGGGCACGCCAACCTCAGAGGGACCGCCTGTGGACCCTTCACGCTGTAGGAGAGACTCCTTAGTGTGGTCTGGGCTCTGCTCCCATCCTCACCCCACCCAGCCCAGCTGCTCTGGAGCCCCAGCTCAGCCGCTGCCTTGGGGCTGCACGCAAACACAGGCCTGTCCTCAGGCAGAGCCCCTCCTGGCATCTACTCAGCCCTCTTCCCTGCCCTGGTCCCAGGCAGATACTTACCACACCAGGACGGGGAAAGGGTACCTTGCCCGCATAGGCCCCCCACTGGTGCTGGGGACCATCTTGGTGGGCAAAGGGCCCCTTGAAGACCTCCCAGATATCAGCCATGTGGTACACGCAGACGGCATAGCCCTGGAACACAGCACTGCCAAGGGCGGACAGGGACAGTCAGGTCAGGGAGGCTGTCAGAGGCGGGAAGGGGGCAGCCTGGTTCCACAGGTAGGACAGAGGATGATGGTGCCTGCAGTCAGCAGAGACCAGAAAACGAGGACCCCCAGGCAGAGAGTACAGCCACGGAGTCACCGAGTCAGGGACAGAGATGGGGACCCATGGCGAGGCCAGATGTGAAGGCAGGGGCTCAACAGGGGAGGCTGCAGTGCAGAGACAGGgccaggggtggaggggaggggaggccgtGTGCCCACCTGACCGTGCTGAACAGAGCGTACACCTCCAGGCTCTTCCCTGCATTGGGCCACAGCAGGAACACGTCCTCTGGAGACAGAAGGCCATGACCAATGCCTGCCACTCACTGGTTCTGagccctccccagccctcacccAGCCTGCCCTGGCCATGCCCTTACCCAGTTGGTCAAAGTGGGTCTCGGCAcctccagggcctggcacagagcagagcaGCCTGGCCTTGAGGAAGGTGCTCCACTTGCTCACCAGCACCCGCTGGCCGCCTGCGTCATTCTGGGAAGTGGGGGCCAGTCAGCCTTGGGTCCCAAGGACAGGCCCCTCCTCCTGTTcctccaccctcacccttgtGGGGGAGTCATGGATGTCGGCTCCACACCCTCGCCTCAGTTTGCCTACTGCTACGGTTTGGGACAGGTCTGGGAAGGCACATACGGCCAGGATGTGAACCTCACTGTCCCTGCCACAGCTCTCACCACGCAGACGCGGCCCACGCGGCTGACAGTGACACGGCCTGGGCCTCCATCAGGTGAAGGGACTGTCTCCGAGAAGAAGAAGTACACCTTGTCATCGTCCTGGTCGGAGTTGTCAGGGATCCGGGTGGCCATCACAAACCTGGGCTCTGTAAGGTAACAGGGTGAAGCTGGTGGGGGCCTCACAGGGGAGGAACAGGGTGGGGGGTGAGCCAGTGAGGAGGGGAAGAGGTGCAGGGACCCCACTGGAGGCCGGAGTCCCAGGCAGTGAGTGGGGATGGGCTGCCACTCTGGTCCCTACTCCAGcatcagctctcccacctccctgCCAGTGCCAGGGGCAGACCCCAGCCAGCCTTGCCCTCAGCAGACCCCTGGGCTCACCGTGCAGGAGGTTCTGGTCAGAGTCAGAACGCAAGGCCGGTCGGGGACCCCCACTCCGGAAGATCATGGCTTCACGCCCCAGGAAGTCAGCATTGAGGCCCGTGTACAGCTCCCCTCCTAGGGTGAGGGTAGGGGGCAGAGTCAGGGGAGGAGGGCCAGGCCCTGTACCCAGACCCCATCCCTTCCCAGTGACATCGGCCAGCTCCCACCCTTGTCATGCCCTCCCTGGCCTGGGCATCACCCACCTACAAAGGTGCTGGCGAAggggcggctgggctcgtgagggCACCTCCCCCGCCCACTTTCCACACTGCGGGGCTCCAGACGGAGCAcatgctggggagagggagggagggagggagggagaggcgtCACCTAGGAAAGCGCAGCCAGCCCCGACCCGACCCAGGCAGCCGCCATCGCGTGCGGCTGGAGAGTGGGGGTGGGCGGAAGGCGCCCTCATTCAGGACCTTGCCGGAAGCGTCAgctccctggcacaaaggtgCCTTTCAGGCTCTGACCCCTCTGCCCTGACCCAGGCTCAATGGGGAGCGTTCAGACAACAGGGAGGAAATGTCACTGCTTCCCAGTCCCTTGCGGGGCCGCCCCGGCTCACCTCTCCACGATGCCCAACGGCAATGAGGGCGCAGGTTGGCTGGAAGGCACCAGTGCCACACGCCAGCAGGTGGGTCCGGTTGTGGGGCTGCAGCACCCTCACAAAGTTGGCACATTCCACctagggggaggagggtggggggggaTGATCTAGGGCTGGGGGTAGATTCTTCAGCACCCTCAGGAGCCTTCAAGATCTGCTTCAAGTGGCCCCAGAACAGGCACCTGGGGAGCAGCCCCAGGCTCTCCTGGGGATCAGGGACTGGGTGTTGGTCATGGTGGGGGGCAGTCACTCCCGACATCACTCACCGAAGGATCTCTTCCCTTGCGAACACACTCCTCCCTTTGTCCGGGTTGCGGTGGCCACAGCACCTGAAACACAGCCTGTATGACCCCTGACCTCACAGCCTCAGTTGACCCAGCTGGCCTCCCATCTGGAGTTGCCCAGCTCTCAGACAGAGCCGCTTCCCAGTCAGTCCAGCTCACCTCCCggggatccagccatgcctggtCCAGCCGCAAAGAGTAGATGGCATCGCGGCCGCCCAGAAACAGGCGGTCCCGGTACTCGTCCAGGTAGAGGGCCCGAAGGTCCAGGGAGCCCCGGGGACCCAGAAAGACAGCAGAGCGGTTGGCAGAAAGGAGGtctaggagggagggagggagggagggggtcagGGCCTGCTGCTCAGCCCACTTCTCTAGCCAATCTGTGGAGGTGGAGGGTCCCAGCTGTGCATTCACCGTCCCTGCCCCCACTCACATCTGGAAAATGTTTTCATGCAAGGGGTGCTGGAGGGCTTCAGGGAAATGACtccttgggggtgggtgggacagGGGGCTCTGagccccccacccagcccagcctaCCCAGGGGCCTGCCCCCTACACCTTCACTCCGTGGCCTCCTGGTATTCAGTTAACATCTTCCCCCTGGCCCATCTGTGCTCTACCCAGTCCCTAGGGAAGATGGCCCCACTGGCAGAACTTATGGCAGCAAGCTGGGTGACGTTCTGGGAGAGCCTGGAGGAAGGGTGGGTGGTCTGAGCAGCCTGCAAGGCTGACTCAGAGGGACAAGCAAATGGACTGGGGAGAGGGTTCCATCAGAGGGAGCGCCTGGCTAAGGCCTGGGCGTGGGAGAGGCCAGGTATGGCCAGGTGGATCTCTAGGCTCTGGTCCAGCAATATGGCTAAAGAGGGTTTTCTCGTCCATAGACGCTGCCCACCCAGGCCCCAGGGATGGGGGTGGCTCTCTGGGGATGGTGACCCCAGGAGGTGGGGATCCTGAAGTAGGTCTTTGGGGTCCAGCTAGGTAGCTGGAAATGATGGGTGGGCAAGGGCAGAGCAGCAGGATGTGGTGGGAAGGGGCGATGGCCACCATTGGGAAGGTGAGGATCCAAGCCCAAAAGGTCATCCTCTCTATCCCCAAACACTCACTCTATCCCCAAACTCATTAAcagcctcttccaggaagccctccatgCCTGACAGTACTTTGGAGGAGATTTGCCCTATTTGAACCTTTTCTTGTAGCCGGACTTAGCCCAaagccacagctcccagggcaGGACCACATTCCACAACCCCCAGCCCCCCGACCCCTGCCCTGACTCCCTTCAGACTCTCCAGAGTGGAGCCATGTTTCCTGCCTCCAACTCTCCAGAGAAGGCCTGGGTCTCCTTCCTTGGACTGGGGTTCCTGGGGGAAGGTGATCACTCCTCTGGTTTCCCCAGGAAGAAGAATCTGTGGAGAGCCTTTGTCTCATCTGATTCAGAAGAGGCCTGTGCCAGCTGCAGCACAACATATCAGGTTAGATCTGCAGAGGAACCTCCTGGGCCAGGATGGGCAAAGAAGGGAGGGTACAAAGAGCCTCGTGGATGGAGGGGAAGATGAAAGGTCAGCATTGCAAAGTGGGCTGCAAGAGGCAGGAGGGGGAACAGGGCTGGGGTATAGGGTGAGGGACCCCACTTCAGGGCGGACGAGAGGGACAGGATGCTGCCCTCTTCCCCACTGTCTGCCCTGGGCAAGGGGCCCAGCTGAGAGCAGACAGATGCTCCAGACCTGCCCTCTCTGcctcctccccatctctctctgcccatctctgctgaggtctctctcctttcctcagcAGTCCCCTCAGTTTCTCCCCcagtgtgtctctgtctctcccacctccaccctggcCATGTCTTCCAGgacctgtccccctccccctgcctttctCCCAGGCTCCTGACTCTGGCGGCCAGCCAGGAGCACATGCCAGGGAGTGACTGTAAAGTCCTTCCCACAGCCTGTGCTGGGAGTGACTGCATCCCTCCTGCTGTCAGAACAGACTGCCCTGGGCTGGCTGGGGTCCCATAGCT from Mesoplodon densirostris isolate mMesDen1 chromosome 10, mMesDen1 primary haplotype, whole genome shotgun sequence encodes the following:
- the SEMA3G gene encoding semaphorin-3G codes for the protein MAPSAWAICCLLWGLLLRGGSLSPGRSVPRLRLSYRDLLSANRSAVFLGPRGSLDLRALYLDEYRDRLFLGGRDAIYSLRLDQAWLDPREVLWPPQPGQREECVRKGRDPSVECANFVRVLQPHNRTHLLACGTGAFQPTCALIAVGHRGEHVLRLEPRSVESGRGRCPHEPSRPFASTFVGGELYTGLNADFLGREAMIFRSGGPRPALRSDSDQNLLHEPRFVMATRIPDNSDQDDDKVYFFFSETVPSPDGGPGRVTVSRVGRVCVNDAGGQRVLVSKWSTFLKARLLCSVPGPGGAETHFDQLEDVFLLWPNAGKSLEVYALFSTVSAVFQGYAVCVYHMADIWEVFKGPFAHQDGPQHQWGAYAGKVPFPRPGVCPSKMTAQPGRPFGSTKDYPDEVLQFARAHPLMFRPVRPRQGRPVLVKTHPAQQLRQIVVDRVEAEDGSYDVIFLGTDSGSVLKVIALQVGGPDEPEEVVLEELQVFKVPTPITEMEISVKRQMLYVGSRLGVARLQLHQCETYGSACAECCLARDPYCAWDGASCTRYRPGTSKHRFRRQDIRHGNPALQCLGQSQEEETAGLVVTTTIYGTEHNSTFLECLPKSPQAAVRWFLQRPRDERPDQVKTDERVLQTEQGLLFRRLNRLDAGTYTCMTLEHGFSQVVVRLALEVIMAAQLDTLFPWEPRPEEPAVQGGPASTPSKAWYKDILQLIGFANLPRVDEYCERLWCPSRSRGRSKQAKGKSWVGLELGKKVKSRVQAERNRTPREVETT